A stretch of the Lolium perenne isolate Kyuss_39 chromosome 3, Kyuss_2.0, whole genome shotgun sequence genome encodes the following:
- the LOC127314786 gene encoding RING-H2 finger protein ATL80-like, with the protein MAETKGMHEQTTGCLPVDQSCFALSRLSSAYRNSSNARNNDPACCSTTSYLEVLGISFASLLIILFVLCMIRCYLMRRAVNRVTVGSAAAVKKRPVGLGEDAIAALPKFEYRDTGDESDRWECAICLCTMADGEVARQLPRCMHVFHRTCVDMWLVAHTTCPVCRAEVVKPADDNHSCAKRPAAEAEAGPSSASASALLQDGERDLEAQL; encoded by the coding sequence ATGGCCGAGACCAAGGGCATGCACGAGCAGACCACCGGGTGCCTCCCCGTCGACCAGTCCTGCTTCGCGCTCTCCCGGCTGTCCAGCGCCTACCGCAACAGCAGCAACGCCCGCAACAACGACCCTGCCTGCTGCTCCACCACCTCCTACCTCGAGGTCCTCGGCATCTCCTTCGCGTCGCTGCTCATCATCCTCTTCGTGCTCTGCATGATACGCTGCTACCTCATGCGGCGGGCCGTGAACCGGGTCACGGtggggtcggcggcggcggtcaaGAAGCGGCCCGTTGGCCTTGGGGAGGACGCCATCGCGGCGCTGCCAAAGTTCGAGTACCGGGACACCGGCGACGAGAGCGACCGGTGGGAGTGCGCGATATGCCTCTGCACGATGGCCGACGGCGAGGTCGCCAGGCAGCTGCCCAGGTGCATGCACGTCTTCCACCGGACCTGCGTCGACATGTGGCTCGTGGCGCACACCACATGCCCCGTCTGCCGGGCCGAGGTGGTCAAGCCGGCGGATGACAACCACAGTTGCGCGAAGAGGCcggccgcggaggcggaggccgggcCTTCGTCCGCCTCGGCGTCGGCGTTATTACAGGATGGCGAGAGGGATTTGGAGGCGCAATTGTAG
- the LOC127314862 gene encoding E3 ubiquitin-protein ligase ATL23-like, translating into MSSNDGSAGNWQQGGGMGPCCGTPTPTLLAALAASFACCFLLVLVFLSLRFLHLRRTWSRRNSAQPLQGQVQAPQPKIGLDAATIALIPSFPYQRDSSASSPAECAVCLSVVDDGETVRQLPACKHLFHQACVDVWLLSNASCPVCRGKAEPAARADRQERAPASAAVVPLEILDEEMEAFSSSTSGPVTERPGLLGGRASGSGQEADLEQQ; encoded by the coding sequence ATGTCCTCCAACGATGGCAGTGCAGGAAACTGGCAGCAAGGAGGAGGAATGGGCCCGTGCTGCGGCACCCCGACGCCGACGCTGCTCGCCGCGTTGGCAGCGTCCTTCGCCTGCTgcttcctcctcgtcctcgtcttcCTCAGCCTGCGCTTCCTCCACCTTCGCCGCACCTGGTCGCGGCGCAACAGTGCACAGCCCCTGCAAGGGCAGGTCCAGGCCCCGCAGCCCAAGATTGGCCtcgacgccgccaccatcgcgctcATCCCGTCTTTCCCGTACCAGCGGGACAGCTCGGCATCGTCGCCGGCCGAGTGCGCGGTGTGCCTCAGCGTCGTCGACGACGGGGAGACGGTGAGGCAGCTCCCGGCCTGCAAGCACCTGTTCCACCAGGCGTGCGTCGACGTGTGGCTCCTGTCTAATGCGTCGTGCCCGGTCTGCCGCGGGAAGGCCGAGCCGGCCGCCCGTGCCGATCGGCAAGAGAGAGCCCCGGCGTCGGCGGCCGTCGTGCCTCTCGAGATATTGGACGAAGAGATGGAGGCTTTCTCATCGTCGACGTCCGGGCCCGTGACAGAGCGGCCGGGACTGCTCGGCGGGCGGGCCTCCGGATCCGGCCAGGAAGCAGACTTGGAACAGCAATAG